From Staphylothermus hellenicus DSM 12710, a single genomic window includes:
- a CDS encoding signal peptidase I, whose amino-acid sequence MKRSEEKSNKHFSIKNKKVEIIKYVLLILVIILALNTKTILYSVTGSTTPIAVVKGYSMFPILREGDIVFAYRPSPNEIRVGDIIIYKGLNGELIIHRVIKVIINGNKYYYVTKGDNNPFPDYPEFRGPGIPYERVEGVVLEINGSIFKIQYLGYLSIWFHGG is encoded by the coding sequence TTGAAGAGGAGTGAAGAAAAAAGCAATAAACATTTTTCAATAAAGAATAAGAAGGTAGAGATCATCAAGTATGTTTTATTGATTCTAGTTATTATTCTAGCATTAAATACTAAAACAATACTTTACAGCGTAACCGGTTCAACCACGCCTATTGCTGTTGTTAAAGGATATAGCATGTTTCCTATACTTAGAGAAGGGGACATAGTATTTGCATATAGGCCTAGCCCAAACGAGATCCGTGTAGGAGACATCATTATCTATAAGGGTTTAAATGGAGAATTAATAATACACAGAGTCATCAAAGTAATCATTAACGGGAACAAATACTACTATGTTACTAAAGGAGATAATAATCCATTTCCCGATTACCCGGAATTCCGAGGCCCCGGTATCCCTTATGAACGAGTTGAAGGTGTTGTTTTAGAAATTAACGGCTCCATATTTAAAATACAATATCTAGGATACTTGTCGATATGGTTTCATGGTGGATGA
- the eno gene encoding phosphopyruvate hydratase, whose translation MIYTTYTTVLDDIYKIKTVRGRYILDSRGNPTVQVKIVTEGLGVGVAAAPSGASTGIHEAVEVRDGGKEYHGKGVRKAVENVNTIIAPAITGMDSRHQVEIDYKMIEIDGTENKSRLGGNAIIATSLAVAKAAASTMKIPLYYYIGGKQANILPVPMLNIINGGVHAGNKLDFQEFMIVPAGFNSFHEALRAAVETYHELKRILKEKYGPSAINVGDEGGYAPPLEKIRDALDLLVEAIKAAGYSPGEEIALALDAASSQFYNKEKKVYVVEGNELTRDQMIELYEELVGDYPIVSIEDPLYEEDYEGFAEITRRLGDKVLIVGDDLFTTNPKRLSKGIEVGAGNAILVKVNQIGTLTETMEVVRLAHIHNYRTIISHRSGETEDTTIADLAVGFNAGLIKTGAPARGERTAKYNRLLEIEEELEKPMYLGFKLFPRKP comes from the coding sequence ATGATATATACTACATATACGACTGTATTAGATGATATATATAAGATAAAAACTGTTCGCGGCAGATACATATTAGATTCCCGAGGAAATCCAACGGTTCAAGTAAAAATAGTTACTGAAGGACTTGGTGTAGGAGTAGCTGCAGCACCTAGTGGTGCATCTACAGGTATTCACGAAGCAGTTGAGGTTAGAGATGGGGGGAAGGAATATCATGGAAAAGGTGTTAGAAAAGCAGTTGAAAATGTAAACACGATTATCGCACCAGCTATTACTGGTATGGATTCAAGGCATCAGGTAGAAATAGATTATAAAATGATCGAGATAGATGGAACAGAGAATAAGAGCAGGCTAGGAGGAAACGCGATTATAGCAACCAGCCTAGCAGTTGCAAAAGCTGCTGCTTCAACAATGAAGATACCACTATACTACTACATTGGCGGAAAACAAGCAAACATACTGCCTGTTCCAATGCTAAACATAATTAATGGAGGAGTTCATGCTGGCAACAAACTAGATTTCCAGGAATTCATGATTGTACCAGCGGGATTTAATAGTTTCCACGAAGCATTAAGAGCTGCAGTTGAAACATATCATGAGCTCAAAAGAATACTTAAAGAAAAATATGGTCCCTCCGCCATTAATGTGGGTGATGAAGGAGGATACGCTCCTCCTCTAGAGAAGATTCGTGATGCGCTAGACTTATTAGTTGAGGCGATAAAAGCTGCTGGTTATTCTCCCGGAGAAGAAATCGCTCTAGCATTGGATGCTGCTAGTTCGCAGTTCTACAATAAAGAAAAGAAAGTATATGTTGTTGAAGGCAATGAGTTGACAAGGGATCAAATGATTGAGTTATATGAGGAACTAGTTGGAGATTATCCAATAGTGAGTATAGAGGATCCATTATATGAAGAAGACTACGAGGGCTTCGCCGAGATAACGAGGAGATTGGGTGACAAGGTATTAATTGTAGGAGATGATCTATTTACAACTAATCCTAAGAGGCTTAGCAAAGGAATAGAAGTGGGGGCTGGAAACGCTATACTTGTAAAGGTTAACCAGATAGGAACACTTACTGAAACAATGGAAGTTGTTAGATTAGCACATATTCATAATTATAGGACAATCATAAGTCATCGTAGCGGAGAAACAGAAGATACTACAATAGCTGATCTAGCAGTAGGATTTAATGCTGGATTAATAAAGACGGGTGCGCCTGCTAGAGGGGAGAGAACAGCTAAATATAATAGGCTGCTTGAAATAGAGGAAGAGCTTGAAAAGCCTATGTATTTAGGATTTAAATTATTCCCCCGTAAACCATAG
- a CDS encoding DNA-directed RNA polymerase subunit K: MIFDQRINAWKNRLTRFEIARVIGARALQLSLGAPPLINPEEAPVKDPVAIAILELLKGLLPMTIKRMMPNGEYELVPISKALSPDNRRYLETTLKSWTLSHTY, from the coding sequence ATGATTTTTGATCAGAGAATAAATGCTTGGAAGAATAGGCTTACCCGTTTTGAGATCGCACGTGTTATAGGTGCAAGAGCTCTTCAATTATCTCTTGGAGCTCCTCCCCTAATTAACCCTGAGGAAGCACCTGTAAAAGACCCTGTAGCTATAGCTATTTTAGAGCTGTTGAAAGGATTACTGCCTATGACAATTAAAAGGATGATGCCTAATGGAGAATACGAACTTGTCCCCATTTCAAAAGCCTTATCCCCCGATAATAGAAGATATCTTGAAACAACTCTCAAGAGCTGGACGCTTAGCCACACATATTAA
- a CDS encoding CdvA-like protein, with the protein MSSLKVEEIEKYLGKPVNDPYGRRIGHVVSFYSDPDGNVTALEISYGDFEFIEKGIDRFSFENGEIVLVPEWEYEARKVENRLERLKKRSAALEDLYAKKEVPRHAYEAFKKKLEEALMEAKEESKKVKDLLKKRQYELEDIIVELEKALTSLKISYIAGEVPDKAYKAAADQLRKHLEHAQLEKENVKRHLEKIESLENRPVDIGTTESTSNEKIPEQNQALPVVVLES; encoded by the coding sequence TTGTCAAGCCTTAAAGTTGAGGAGATCGAGAAATACTTGGGTAAACCCGTAAATGACCCATATGGTCGTAGGATAGGCCATGTGGTAAGCTTCTATAGCGATCCAGATGGAAATGTAACGGCTCTAGAGATAAGTTATGGGGACTTCGAGTTTATAGAGAAAGGTATTGATAGGTTTAGTTTTGAGAATGGAGAAATAGTTCTAGTACCTGAATGGGAATATGAAGCTAGGAAGGTTGAGAACAGACTTGAGAGATTAAAGAAGAGATCAGCTGCACTAGAAGATCTATATGCTAAGAAAGAAGTTCCTCGCCATGCATATGAGGCGTTTAAGAAGAAACTTGAAGAAGCATTAATGGAAGCTAAGGAGGAGTCTAAGAAGGTTAAAGACTTATTAAAGAAGAGACAATACGAGCTTGAGGACATAATTGTAGAGCTTGAAAAAGCATTAACAAGTCTAAAAATAAGCTATATAGCGGGGGAAGTCCCAGATAAAGCATATAAGGCAGCAGCTGATCAGTTAAGAAAGCATCTAGAACACGCACAGCTTGAAAAGGAGAACGTTAAGAGGCATCTCGAGAAAATAGAGTCTTTAGAAAACCGGCCCGTAGATATAGGTACTACAGAGAGTACATCCAATGAGAAAATACCTGAACAGAATCAGGCATTACCAGTAGTTGTTTTAGAGAGCTAA
- the thsB gene encoding thermosome subunit beta, producing MALYSVPVLILKEGTQRTAGRDALRANIMAARALAEVLKTSLGPRGLDKMLVDSFGDITVTNDGATIVKEMEVQHPAAKLLVEVAKAQDAEVGDGTTSAVVFAGALLEKAEELLEQNIHPTTIIEGYTKAMKEAIRILEEIAIKVDPMDRGMMRKIVDTAIASKYIGKGAIGEKLANMAIDAALTVAEKRPDGTYNFKIDDVKIEKKKGGSTADTQLVYGIVLDKEVVHPGMPKRVENAKIALIDAPLEVEKPEITAKININSPDLIKSFLDEESKLLKEMVDKIAGTGANVVICQKGIDEVAQHFLAKKGILAVRRVKRSDMEKLEKATGGKIVSSIRDLKPEDLGYAELVEERRVGNDKMVFIEGCKNPKAVTILVRGANDMVLDEVERSLKDALNVLRNIMRVPKILPGGGAPEVELALRLREFAAKIGGKEQLAIEAFATALEEIPMILAETAGQDPLEVLMKLRQLHSEGKISAGIDVINGKVVEDMTKINVVEPLIVKTNIIKSATEAATTILKIDDIISATPLKKEEKEKGRGAGVGPGGKFGGF from the coding sequence ATGGCACTCTATAGCGTACCCGTACTTATACTTAAGGAGGGAACACAGAGAACAGCTGGACGTGATGCTTTAAGAGCAAACATAATGGCTGCTCGAGCACTAGCAGAAGTGCTAAAAACTAGTCTTGGACCACGCGGCCTAGATAAAATGCTTGTAGACAGTTTTGGCGATATAACTGTTACAAATGATGGTGCAACTATTGTGAAAGAAATGGAGGTTCAACATCCTGCTGCGAAACTATTAGTGGAGGTTGCAAAGGCTCAAGATGCAGAAGTAGGCGACGGCACAACATCAGCAGTAGTGTTCGCTGGAGCACTATTAGAGAAAGCAGAAGAACTACTAGAACAAAATATTCATCCAACAACGATTATTGAAGGATACACTAAAGCTATGAAGGAAGCAATTAGAATACTAGAAGAAATCGCTATAAAAGTAGATCCAATGGATAGGGGAATGATGAGGAAAATCGTTGACACCGCAATAGCAAGCAAATACATTGGCAAAGGCGCTATTGGCGAGAAACTAGCTAATATGGCTATTGATGCAGCATTAACAGTTGCCGAGAAAAGACCTGATGGAACATATAACTTTAAAATAGACGATGTAAAAATCGAGAAAAAGAAAGGCGGAAGTACAGCTGATACACAGCTAGTTTACGGCATTGTCCTTGATAAGGAAGTTGTTCATCCCGGCATGCCTAAAAGAGTTGAAAACGCAAAGATCGCATTAATAGATGCACCATTAGAAGTTGAAAAACCAGAAATAACAGCAAAGATCAACATTAACAGTCCAGATCTGATCAAGTCATTCCTAGACGAAGAATCAAAACTCCTCAAAGAAATGGTTGATAAGATTGCTGGTACTGGTGCTAATGTTGTTATTTGTCAGAAGGGTATTGATGAAGTAGCCCAGCACTTCCTAGCAAAGAAAGGAATACTAGCAGTAAGAAGAGTAAAAAGATCAGACATGGAAAAACTAGAAAAAGCAACAGGAGGAAAAATAGTGAGTAGTATTAGAGATCTAAAACCCGAGGATCTAGGATATGCTGAACTAGTAGAAGAGCGCCGTGTAGGAAACGATAAAATGGTATTTATTGAGGGATGCAAGAACCCCAAGGCAGTTACAATCCTAGTACGTGGAGCAAACGATATGGTTCTAGATGAAGTTGAGAGAAGCCTTAAGGATGCATTAAATGTTCTAAGAAATATTATGAGAGTACCCAAGATACTTCCAGGTGGAGGAGCTCCCGAGGTAGAATTAGCTCTTAGATTAAGAGAGTTTGCAGCCAAGATAGGTGGCAAAGAACAATTGGCCATTGAAGCATTCGCAACCGCACTTGAAGAAATACCGATGATCTTAGCCGAGACAGCTGGTCAAGACCCATTAGAAGTGTTAATGAAGCTTAGACAATTACATAGTGAAGGAAAAATCAGTGCCGGCATCGATGTTATCAATGGTAAAGTAGTCGAGGATATGACTAAGATCAATGTTGTTGAACCGTTAATTGTAAAAACAAACATTATTAAAAGCGCAACAGAAGCTGCAACAACAATTCTGAAAATAGACGATATTATTAGTGCAACCCCATTAAAGAAGGAAGAAAAAGAGAAAGGAAGAGGAGCAGGAGTAGGGCCAGGAGGAAAATTCGGCGGCTTCTAA
- a CDS encoding Snf7 family protein — MSTLGIGSRGIGWFGRLFGFLKRSKDPVTKSIYEAIAVLDKMINSIESTKKSLESVHEDHSRRAKLFASEGRKQYENIFIEELKHIAGLISMFDKVQYDLMRVRYRLETLTLVEEPIRLLPEVIQELQSLKPEVEKIAPELSTMLMEVERKVTSIIASSDISNIAGAVGYKDNTQQVDNKNTREKLPVPPLPPEDQPEPSPVQEYNLVPLAIVKKWILDEIRTSGGVFVVRDFTKKYKVPKHLVYDALRKLEEEGHIRLRH; from the coding sequence GTGTCAACATTAGGTATTGGCTCAAGAGGTATTGGCTGGTTTGGGCGCTTATTTGGTTTCCTTAAGAGATCCAAGGATCCCGTTACTAAGAGCATATATGAAGCAATAGCTGTTCTAGATAAAATGATAAACTCTATAGAATCAACTAAGAAGAGCCTTGAATCAGTTCATGAGGATCATAGCCGCAGAGCTAAGTTGTTTGCAAGTGAGGGGAGGAAACAATACGAGAATATATTTATTGAAGAACTTAAGCACATTGCAGGATTAATATCTATGTTTGACAAGGTTCAATATGATCTAATGAGGGTCAGGTATAGGCTGGAGACGCTAACATTAGTAGAGGAGCCGATCAGACTACTTCCCGAAGTTATACAAGAACTTCAATCATTAAAGCCTGAAGTTGAGAAGATCGCTCCAGAGCTGTCGACAATGCTAATGGAGGTAGAAAGAAAAGTTACAAGCATAATTGCCTCATCAGACATCTCCAATATTGCAGGTGCTGTAGGATATAAGGATAACACACAACAAGTAGATAATAAAAATACGCGTGAAAAACTACCTGTTCCACCTCTACCGCCAGAAGACCAGCCGGAACCCAGCCCTGTCCAGGAATACAATCTAGTACCATTAGCAATTGTGAAGAAATGGATACTTGACGAGATAAGAACTAGTGGAGGAGTATTCGTTGTAAGGGATTTCACTAAGAAATATAAGGTTCCAAAGCATCTAGTCTATGACGCTCTGAGAAAGCTGGAGGAAGAAGGCCATATTAGACTAAGACATTAA
- a CDS encoding site-2 protease family protein, translated as MKQLSRAGRLATHIKDYTVEKTGKVFDIVINERLDEKVFNEIYSYIVDKYSYMILQLRTDPPTLRLIPIRKGNPKIKQIILLLTTIVTIFLTGYGITISFYELLRRINNQLVINQLVIIEWSIIYTALFLFALGFHEFGHMFSSKKSGVIIEGPYFIPAPPIQLGFIGTLGAVISMKSLPPTRRDLAKLGISGPLFGYIVALIIGFIGVMFSPTIPISMSRELVESGQASEIGFMPLTMILLLLIRNISSGNTVLLHPLAFISFIIFIVTFLNLLPIGQLDGGHVVRSFTTAYTHELIGYFIIISTAVTGVFLLGTMAGQYYIALSIILVIFKLLFGRHPHPGPANQFSSSKDYSILLAYILLIVLTLPLPV; from the coding sequence TTGAAACAACTCTCAAGAGCTGGACGCTTAGCCACACATATTAAAGACTATACAGTTGAGAAAACAGGGAAAGTCTTTGACATAGTGATAAATGAACGATTAGATGAAAAAGTATTTAACGAAATATATAGTTATATAGTTGATAAATATAGTTATATGATCCTACAGCTAAGAACTGATCCGCCTACTTTGAGACTAATACCCATTAGAAAAGGAAATCCGAAGATTAAACAAATAATTCTTCTATTAACAACCATAGTAACAATTTTCTTGACTGGATACGGTATTACCATTTCATTTTATGAGTTGCTTAGAAGAATCAATAATCAATTAGTCATTAATCAATTAGTAATTATTGAGTGGAGCATTATCTATACAGCTTTATTTCTCTTTGCTTTAGGTTTCCATGAGTTTGGACATATGTTTTCATCTAAGAAATCAGGAGTAATTATTGAAGGACCATATTTTATACCGGCTCCACCAATACAGTTAGGTTTCATAGGTACTTTAGGCGCAGTTATTAGTATGAAATCCCTGCCTCCAACCCGGCGTGATCTAGCAAAGCTTGGGATTTCCGGTCCATTATTCGGCTATATTGTTGCATTAATTATTGGATTCATAGGCGTAATGTTTTCTCCAACAATACCAATAAGTATGTCGAGAGAACTTGTAGAATCAGGTCAGGCATCAGAGATAGGTTTTATGCCTTTAACAATGATATTGTTGTTGCTAATAAGGAATATATCTTCTGGAAACACTGTTTTGCTTCATCCACTGGCTTTTATATCATTTATTATATTCATTGTTACATTCCTAAACCTATTGCCCATTGGACAACTTGATGGTGGCCATGTAGTTCGCTCCTTTACTACAGCATATACTCATGAACTAATAGGATATTTCATAATAATCTCGACAGCGGTGACAGGAGTCTTCCTACTTGGCACAATGGCCGGTCAATACTATATTGCATTATCAATTATATTAGTTATTTTTAAATTGTTGTTTGGAAGGCATCCTCATCCAGGACCAGCTAATCAATTCTCTAGCAGTAAAGACTATTCGATCTTACTAGCATATATTCTCTTAATAGTTTTAACTCTGCCTTTACCGGTATAG
- a CDS encoding thioredoxin family protein, with protein sequence MSLVEISSKEEFFRAVKSNDVVIIEYYNQNSVESKKFSRVVKQLSRYADPRILFLRINIGKNPDLGEGVNEIPCIRVYYKGKMIFEQKGSFGREDLDLFVLRRSIRSVFYGFNIAFKI encoded by the coding sequence ATGTCATTAGTAGAGATTAGTTCTAAAGAGGAATTTTTCAGGGCTGTTAAGTCTAATGATGTTGTAATAATTGAGTATTATAATCAAAACTCTGTTGAGAGCAAAAAGTTTAGTAGAGTTGTGAAGCAATTATCTAGATACGCTGATCCTAGAATATTGTTTCTACGAATCAACATCGGCAAAAACCCTGATCTTGGTGAAGGTGTTAATGAAATACCTTGTATTAGAGTATATTACAAAGGTAAAATGATTTTTGAGCAAAAAGGTAGTTTTGGCAGGGAAGATTTAGACTTATTTGTTCTTAGGAGAAGTATTAGGTCAGTATTTTATGGCTTCAATATAGCTTTTAAAATATAA
- a CDS encoding DNA topoisomerase I, translated as MKVKAKKSIIDYILSYSKKQEKEHVKAEEKTLPRKVTEKAKIKITRNIWDLTGKIVVIAEKPKAANKIALALSKNPIRKSIYGIPYYMIKTKNGLIIVASAAGHLYGLHTDQYGYPVFRYEWKPLYQIGHKAKHTKKFITALSKLCSNADYYVNACDYDIEGSVIGYLIIYFHGDLEKSLRAKFSSLTIGELRESFRKLTSLDWEMIEAGLCRHELDWIWGINISRALMSSVKMASGKRVILSAGRVQTPTLRYIVEKDIERRLFIPLPQYSLSINISKNNYEIHVEYKGKAVETKKKAKEIIKDIKNTGYLTVKKYEEKKYWLNPPPAFNLGDLQEEAARIYRFSPYKTQSIAEKLYLDALISYPRTNSQKLPPTLNYKGIMNKLSRINNYKELISNLLVETRGVLKPVQGPKDDPAHPAIYPTGVKPKDLGKDEWKIYDLIVRRFLAAFASRARISHRIVYLEYPKDPSMVFMASGRKILELGWLRYYPFSMPEERFLPRFQHGEKVKITKASIRKTYTKPPEKISRIKILRWMENVGIGTEATRARIIEILFNRKYLRSVGGRVEATDLGLGIIEVLMEYFPEITSVSLTRYFEGEMEKIRLGIRRRDEVVRDAKNTLIKLIVSFDKKKYQIGKTLSYRLGYLTPTNKCMLCNREAYKNNLCKYHYQALNTIVKTYEEWKRREGVDWDKYLSSIKKLKSTGKWIVEVIQNFEKIKYSHSK; from the coding sequence GTGAAGGTTAAGGCGAAGAAATCAATCATTGATTATATATTGTCATATAGTAAGAAACAAGAGAAAGAACATGTTAAAGCCGAAGAGAAAACTTTACCCAGAAAGGTTACAGAAAAAGCAAAGATAAAAATAACTCGTAACATATGGGATCTTACAGGCAAAATAGTTGTTATAGCTGAAAAACCAAAAGCAGCTAATAAAATAGCATTAGCTCTTTCAAAAAATCCTATACGAAAATCAATATATGGTATACCATATTATATGATTAAAACCAAGAATGGCTTAATCATTGTAGCTAGTGCTGCCGGGCATCTTTATGGATTACATACTGATCAATATGGTTACCCCGTGTTTAGATATGAATGGAAACCACTGTATCAAATTGGACATAAAGCAAAACACACCAAGAAATTCATAACTGCTCTTTCCAAGCTATGTAGTAATGCTGATTACTATGTTAATGCATGTGACTATGATATCGAAGGTTCAGTGATTGGCTACCTAATCATATATTTTCATGGTGATTTAGAAAAAAGTTTGAGAGCAAAATTTTCTAGTCTAACAATTGGTGAACTTAGAGAATCCTTTAGAAAACTCACTAGTCTAGACTGGGAAATGATCGAGGCAGGACTTTGTAGACACGAGTTAGACTGGATTTGGGGCATAAATATTAGTAGGGCACTAATGAGTTCTGTAAAAATGGCTTCTGGTAAAAGAGTGATTTTAAGTGCAGGCCGTGTTCAGACTCCAACACTTAGATATATTGTAGAAAAAGATATTGAGAGAAGATTATTTATTCCATTGCCTCAATACTCATTATCAATAAATATATCCAAGAACAATTATGAAATACATGTAGAGTATAAAGGTAAGGCTGTCGAGACAAAGAAGAAAGCTAAAGAAATAATAAAGGATATAAAAAATACAGGGTATTTAACAGTTAAAAAGTATGAGGAGAAAAAATACTGGTTAAATCCTCCTCCCGCATTCAATCTAGGCGATCTACAAGAGGAAGCAGCTAGAATATATAGGTTCAGCCCATATAAGACACAGAGTATAGCTGAAAAACTGTATCTAGATGCATTAATTAGTTATCCCCGAACAAATAGTCAGAAACTACCACCAACATTAAACTATAAGGGAATAATGAATAAGCTTAGTAGAATAAATAACTACAAAGAACTAATATCTAATCTACTAGTTGAAACAAGAGGTGTTTTAAAACCAGTTCAAGGACCCAAGGATGACCCTGCTCATCCAGCAATTTATCCAACAGGTGTAAAACCCAAGGATCTAGGTAAGGATGAGTGGAAAATATATGATTTAATCGTTAGAAGATTTCTAGCAGCATTTGCCTCTAGAGCAAGGATTTCTCATAGAATAGTTTATTTAGAGTATCCTAAAGATCCTAGCATGGTTTTCATGGCGAGTGGACGAAAAATACTCGAGCTAGGTTGGCTACGTTATTATCCATTTAGTATGCCTGAAGAAAGATTTCTGCCCAGGTTTCAACATGGAGAAAAAGTTAAGATAACAAAAGCATCAATTAGAAAAACATATACAAAGCCCCCGGAGAAAATAAGTAGGATAAAGATTCTTAGATGGATGGAGAACGTAGGCATAGGAACAGAAGCAACTAGGGCTAGAATCATAGAGATACTGTTTAATAGAAAATATTTAAGAAGTGTTGGCGGCAGAGTTGAAGCTACCGATCTAGGTCTGGGCATAATAGAGGTATTAATGGAATATTTCCCCGAAATCACAAGCGTTAGCTTAACACGGTATTTCGAGGGTGAAATGGAAAAGATTAGATTAGGTATTAGGAGGAGAGATGAGGTAGTAAGAGATGCAAAGAATACATTGATAAAATTAATTGTGTCTTTTGATAAGAAAAAGTATCAGATCGGAAAAACATTATCTTACCGGCTCGGCTATTTAACACCTACAAATAAATGTATGCTGTGTAATCGTGAAGCATATAAGAATAATCTTTGCAAATATCATTACCAAGCATTAAATACTATAGTTAAAACCTATGAGGAATGGAAAAGAAGAGAAGGTGTTGATTGGGATAAATACTTATCAAGTATTAAGAAACTAAAGTCGACGGGGAAATGGATAGTTGAGGTTATTCAAAACTTTGAGAAAATAAAATATTCACACAGCAAATAA
- a CDS encoding metallophosphoesterase family protein, whose product MDLNMFISNVYEIVKSPSKLLDLIRDVGKYLLYRGSTIKTRPPGFVEIISYDEIYAIGDLHGDFETLIEFLAKENILENIEDGTVTVVFLGDYVDRGPQQVEVLTSILLLKKLFPDNIVLLRGNHEVSPLTIPYPHDFPDKLIEMYGAQGKEIYREAFRMFQKIPYGARIPGKILFLHGGPPISFVNAKSFEEALSIGLSSVDDRVLEEVLWNDPFDDPYHLAAPSYRGAGVLFNEKVTSAAVKLAGVKYIVRGHEPAEGYKIDHGGKLITLFDSRIPNYGISSAGYLAFSKEDELTDITQYIKIIY is encoded by the coding sequence ATGGATTTAAATATGTTTATATCAAACGTGTATGAGATCGTTAAGAGTCCAAGCAAATTGCTGGACTTAATCCGTGATGTCGGCAAATATTTGCTCTATAGAGGTAGCACAATAAAGACTAGGCCTCCGGGATTTGTGGAAATAATTAGTTATGATGAAATTTATGCAATAGGGGATCTCCACGGCGATTTCGAGACATTGATAGAGTTTCTAGCCAAAGAGAATATATTAGAAAACATTGAAGACGGCACAGTGACAGTTGTTTTTCTCGGAGACTACGTGGATAGAGGGCCTCAACAAGTTGAGGTATTAACTAGTATATTACTACTTAAAAAACTATTCCCAGACAACATTGTTTTACTGAGAGGAAACCATGAAGTATCTCCACTAACTATTCCTTACCCCCACGATTTTCCCGATAAATTAATAGAAATGTATGGTGCACAAGGAAAAGAAATATATAGAGAAGCTTTCAGAATGTTCCAGAAAATACCTTATGGAGCCAGAATTCCTGGCAAAATACTTTTCCTGCATGGCGGTCCTCCAATATCCTTTGTCAATGCCAAATCTTTTGAGGAGGCTTTAAGTATTGGGTTATCATCAGTTGATGATCGTGTTCTTGAAGAAGTCTTATGGAATGATCCGTTCGATGACCCATATCATCTGGCTGCACCATCCTATCGTGGGGCAGGCGTGTTATTTAATGAGAAGGTAACTAGTGCTGCAGTAAAATTAGCAGGTGTGAAATATATTGTGCGGGGACACGAGCCAGCAGAAGGTTATAAGATCGATCATGGTGGGAAGCTTATAACATTATTTGACTCAAGAATTCCAAACTACGGCATATCATCTGCAGGATACTTGGCTTTCTCGAAAGAAGATGAGTTAACAGATATAACCCAGTATATAAAGATAATATATTAG